In Helicoverpa armigera isolate CAAS_96S chromosome 22, ASM3070526v1, whole genome shotgun sequence, the genomic stretch tgccatttttgtagaaaatttaaagatcTACGATTTTGGTCCGATgtctttttttgataaaacttaccgttttcgaaaaataatcaaaaaacctaaaattttgacatttgacctcgaataacttttgacgcacacatgggatcgatgaggacttttagtattttatttataatgatcaaatctagctctccaccaaaaatcggctctgtgggaatttttgttatttgaccactacttttatgtctattttgaccgggctatcaaaataataacctaGTCCGttgttttctgttgttttatcatatttaagtataaaaaaattaaaaatgtctttaGTACGTGATATTTTATGGGAATCTAGTTCTTCTGACGacgaaaattataatgatttaccTAATTCTCGAAAGAAAAAAGTGTATCAACCACGTGTTAATCGATTCCTAAAATGGAATGAGCAGGAGTTCTTGGATAGATTTCGGATTTCCAAAGGTTTAGCACGAGCCCTGGCTTCTCATTTAGCACCATTGCTCCAAACCAGAACCATGAAGTAAGTGCCTGTTTAATAAAGGCTTTAAAAACTATAGTGGGAATATTTGAGTCGTCCTATGTATGACTAAGGTATaactacataaacaatattgtttttcttttcagaaaCTTTGCAGTTACTCCAGAGCAGCAAATAATAATGGCATTGGAATTTTACGCATGTGGTTCTTTTCAACGCTGCATTGGGGATGCTGCAGGTGTTCACAAATCTACTGTTTGTCGAATAATTCATCGAGTGAGCAGAGCTATAGCCGGACTAAGAACAGACTGGATTGCAATGCCTAAAAATATTGAGGAAATGGAAACTGAGGCcaaaaaattttatgaaatatgtgCATTTCCTAAAGTAATAGGAACTATAGACTGCACACATATACCAATCAAATCGCCAGGTGGTGCAGATGCAGAAACATATAGAAATAGAAAACAGGTATTTTCTCTTAATGTGCAAGTAATCACAAATGCTGAGATGTACATTACAAATATAGTTGCTAGATGGCCTGGAAGCTGTCACGACAGCCATATTTTCAACAGCAGTGTCATTAAGGGACGCCTAGAAGATGGAGAATTTGATGGTTTTTGGTTACTAGGAGACAAAGGTTATGCCAATAAACCATATTTGCTAACACCTCTACGTAATCCTGTTACAGAAGCTGAAAAACTGTACAATGAAAGTCATATTCGTACTAGAAATATTGTAGAACGCAGTTTTGGTTGTTGGAAAAAAAGGTTTCCTGCAGTGTCATGGAAACTCAGAACAAATACAGCAAGAGCCCAATGTGCTATAGTGGCAATGGCTGTCCTATATAATATTTGCAAGAAATTGAGAGACCCGATGCCAACATGTTACGACTCTGATAATGAATCATCAGATTCTGATGACAATGACCTGACCTCTGCATATGTTAGCCAGCATGACGAGCATAATAGGAATAtgctaataaatacttattttgataGATTACATTAAGATAgactatgttttaaatgaataaataaaaaaacttcaaaaataaaaatgcatttttatttttttctcaatagaAAACAAAAGTGCATGGCATTTTCAGATTCCCATAATTCAGAAAGataaggattttgatgaaatttctcctatacaaaaagtaaaatgtatcttaaaatttattttttctcccttaaaatatctatttcaaGTTTAAGTTTATCCACTTCAAGCTTATGTTTTTCTTCATTGTGCCTCAGTAACTGGCTGTGTAATTCATTTTGGTGACTAATAGATAACTTTATCTTTTCCATCTCCAACTCATGAAGGCCATCTAAAACTGTCAGTTTTTTCCTTAGTGcttgttttatgatattttcactCTTCCcttgtttttctttatgatacctaaaattgaaataaaatattaggctACACACTCAATAATTAAATGGCCTATTAGCGCAGTCGGTGGTAACCCTGCTGATGTACTAGATGGTGTGGGTTCGATCACCACCAAGGAAAAACACTTGTGGTGAACTCTGgtgtttttgttatatatttatctatgtatgtaagtacaaaGTTTGGCTATAgattgtcatttaaaaatacttacgacTTAGTTGTGGTGCTACTGGTCTCTTTAGTGATGAATGTGGGGCACTAGCATCAAAAACTTCATCTGGgacaatattttcaacattatcAAAACTTTTGTCTTGATCTGTAATAATTGTGTTGACTACAACATCCTGCAAACaagttaatataattaattaatgcatctaatccaaatacatattaaataatttggaatacATAAATACCTTGAGTATATTGGGCATGTCATGTTGAATTTCACTATCAGTATTTGTGTCTAGTTTCACTTTCTGTAAAAACATTGcttttattattaatcttttcaatttattactaAATCTAAACAGCAGATTGGTGGCAaatagttttgaataaatagtgcaatttatttattttttaaatttttaaacctACAAGCTTAGTACTTATAAGTTTTATCACAATCACTAAATATTTGTGATGATATGTAGATAACAGGgtctaaaaataatcaaattatcttTAACAATTCAAACCCTCATTACTTTTTGTATAGGaggaatttcatcaaaatccttatCTTTGTGAATTATGGGAAtctgaaaaaaaagaatatattttatagtatctCCTTTACACCTTATTTATAATCTGCAATAATTTACTCACTGTAACAATGGAATTTGGGGAAATAATGTCATCATCATATATAGCCTCATTTCCATCAATAGATCCAGACATAATGGATCTTAACCAATCAGTAGCATCTTCTGAATCTGGAGGAAGTGAGGGAGGATTTCCTCCACCTGTGCGTCTCATTTCCTGACGTTCTCTACTTGCTACctgcaaaatataatttctttgttataaCATTAGACATAAATTGATTCATGTTTTTAGAAGGTGAGATTAGTTCACTTCCAAGCAGCGGAAAGTAGGTAGAATTACCTTCTTTGCAgatcttttcatattttcaaatttatattttagctgCTTCATGTTTCTAGGTACTTGACCAACAGCATTAAATTCCTTTGCGATGCAGTGCCATGCATGGTCTTTTTGTACTACTCCCATCAGTTTTTACACataagtacattttatatttgtctaCAAGTATCTGCAATCGACTAATCTCTTCCTTAGTAAAATTGACACTTCTTTCcctgtaaaaataacaaatactttattcaatgtggtaaataacaataggCAGTAAGGAATATACCATGAATTTTTCATATGGatgtttaattatgttatttcacatagtttttttttatttattgtatgaacaattaaataaaacattttctaaacaatGTTGTAtgaataaaagtgtggactgagatattattttatataggaCCTAAGTAAAACACGCTTGATTTAACTTGCATAGGCTAAAAGTTATAATGTACTAATGTAGTGGCGCACTTTTTATCAGGTATAATaaatttaacataaaattaaactcaCTTTGTCTTGAAGTCATCCATTATTACTATTACAATATCCGTGCTTGATTCGGCAAACAGACGGACACAACAAAAACACAACAATTATAATAACACAAACCTAACCTCACGAAACGAGATTCGTGAAAATAAATTTGACATAAGGCTCACAGTGTTGtcataacaaataattttcccCGTCAGTTTTTAGGgataatttatctttttatacTGTCAACCCCATTAGCGTTAactgttaacaaaaaaatcatggtGCAACAAACATTTGTAAAGTTCTGTGGTCATCGTTATAGTTACTGCTAAAATTAATCTTAACTATAGCATTAACTACGCCTGTGGTGCAACTCACTCTAAGATTAACAAAAAAGAATAACCTAACTTAGAACCTATTTTCGTCACCTAACATCCACATTGAATAAAGAACAATAAAGGTACAAGTTGGCAGCCGACCGCAGGCGACAACTGCAGACGACGTGTCGCAACGACACTACTGTTTTCTATGTATTTCTATGAAATTCCCTCCGTAGTTGAATCTGTTGAATGAAGCGACGACATGTCGTCTGCAGTTGTCGCCTGCAGTCGGCTGCCAACTTGTACCTTAATGGCCATCAAGTCAACGAATATCATGAAAAAAGCTAATGAAATGTTAACATAAAAGAAGTAGGTAACTTCCAAATAGGATATACACAGACCTACATCGCATATACAcagaaaatcaaacaaatataaactcCTGTAATTTCACAGAACCCTTTGTGAACTACATGAGGAAACCTTCTAAGGGTTGCTTACCAATTTCATAGCATAAAAGCTGCCAATGTTTCAAGCTGATATCAGACGCTATACCCGAGTTAACGATCATTTTTAATTCGTTCTATGTTCCAACGACAAGGCTGGAATGGCGAAAAAATAAACCTATCACCAAGATTCcatagatttaataataataattttagttgtaagttttattttattttgctgtgccctacagggtccacaattgtacCTAGCTCTAAGCCAAATTGTAAAACCTACtttatacattgtggaatgcaaataaataatatgagtaTGAATACGAGCATGTCATGTCATAGAGACGTGTCATTCCGAGTGATAGgcaaaaatgaaagaaaaattaaacGTCTGATATCAGCATTACGAATAAAGAAATAACGAATCTATGTCCAAGCCTGAGTGCTGCCCTCTCGATGTATCTTAGCGATCTCGTTCCTGAGCAGCCTCTCGTTAGAGGCGGCCTCTCTAAGCTCGGCCTCTCTTGCGCAGGTCGCGTCTAACTGCTGTTTTTGTAGGCGTAAGCTGTTTAGTTGAGACTGTAAAGCTGTGACGGTAGCGTATTTTGAGTTTGTCAGCTGGAAGAGAGGATAAAGAAATTCAGTAAATaagaatttgaataaaaagataaagataaaagtcatttattcaaagtaggtatTCAAATATGTACTTCAcaaatactacaaaaatatactttggtAATTTTTCTCCTACAAGACCAGTGTGTCTCTTTTTGGAACAACAAAGTGATTAGGTACGTATTATAGCTGATGAACACAAAGTGCGAACTTTTGTTTGAAGCATCAATGAATACAAAACTTCTAGAAACTAACATTTGAtctaagttttatatttatggaccatacttgcttataaataaGAGATTCAAAAACCCTAAAAATTTAGTAGAGGTAAATATTCTGATGTAACATACCTGTGTCGCTCTTTCATTAGCCCTGACTTCCTCGTGATAACTTTCCATTTGTTCTAGAATCTTCTCTCGCTCGAGCACGTTGAGCCTCTGCTTCTGTCTGTTGGCTTCTATCTTCTCTTCTATCTGCTTCTTCAGAGTGGTGACCACGTCATGCATGAGAAGAGCACGGGCTTCGCGCTCTTTGGCCCAGAGCTGAGAAATAGTGGGTTGGTATGAAGTTGGGTATCTGTATTAAAGTTAATACTGTAGAATATTAACtatatgtacttacaataaaacaaaaattcataaaatgcaattctttttaaaataaggaCTGTATTTTGCTAACACAATATAATTGCAACTGAATTAATTTGCTTGACTTATTGTCTTCTAATTTTATTGAAGTAGTaccaaaaatatcaatttaatagtatttacgGATTCTACCATAGATCTATGTATATGTAGAAATGACAGTGATAGGAATTTTAACAAATGAATACAACGAGTTGTTTGATGCGACAACCGAATTTTAAAGATTTCCTTGAGACCGACAGTgagaaattgttttaattttgacttgaccaatattgaaaaattgtttaGACCGTTTACTGAGACCACTTTCAccataaaaatgtttacctaATCCTGTTTGTCATTTTTACCTTATCCTGTTTGTCATTGATCTGGCGTGCCTCTCCGTCATACATAGCTTCGATGGTGTTCTGCCGCTGTCGCTCGCGGTGGCGGTGCTCGGCGAGCTCGGCCAGCGCCGCGTCTAACACGCGCTTGTAGCTCAAGCATGTGTCTTGTTGGGCTTCACGCTCCTGGGATATTGAGGATAATAGTTTTAGGGGGTAATGTAAGTTAGTGACATAACGGGAAGTCCATTGACGGCAGCAGTAAATGTGGTACATGCAAGGTCTGACTTCAGTGTGATATACATAGTATATAAGAGAagattaatatactttttattagTCCAATCGTAATAACGACAGAATAGTATACGAAATTATAGTAGACGATGATGtattttatctcacgaaagcgggttAGCCATTCTCGTTTGTATACCTAAATGCACACGCATTTACTATGACTTGGCAACTCAGCCACTA encodes the following:
- the LOC135118463 gene encoding uncharacterized protein LOC135118463 — translated: MKQLKYKFENMKRSAKKVASRERQEMRRTGGGNPPSLPPDSEDATDWLRSIMSGSIDGNEAIYDDDIISPNSIVTIPIIHKDKDFDEIPPIQKKVKLDTNTDSEIQHDMPNILKDVVVNTIITDQDKSFDNVENIVPDEVFDASAPHSSLKRPVAPQLSRIIKKNKGRVKIS